DNA sequence from the Leptospiraceae bacterium genome:
ACTATCCGGGATAATAGAAGAAAGAAATTTACAAATTATAGAAACATCTAATAAAATTACAAAAATGTCTAAAGATGCAAGTGAAGGAAAAGATTCTTTAGATAAAATGAATATTAGTATTCAGAATATAAAGCTCAGCTCCAAAAAAATCACTGGTGTAGTTGAAATCATTAACGGGATTTCCAAGCAGATTAATTTATTGGCTCTCAATGCCGCAATTGAAGCGGCCAGGGCAGGTGATTCCGGAAGAGGATTTGCTGTGGTTGCCGATGAAATTGGGCGTCTGGCTGCCAGGACCGGTTCGAGTATCCATAATATTAACACTATTATCCAACAAAATGAAGAGGAAATTGAATTAGGAAGTACTATTATTTCTAATACGATTCAGTTGATTAAAAGAATTATAGAAGCTTTTCAGGATATCTATTTATCTATGGAAACATTGCGAAACCGCATGAATTCCGAAATAGAAATAAACACTACGGTTGATTCAGAAACAAAGAAGATGAAGCTGGCAACGGACTCCATTCAATTGGCGATGACAGAACAAAAAATGGCACTCAAGGAAATTTCAGAGGCTATATATAATATTAGTTCAGTTATACAAACCAATGTTTCACATATTAGCGAGCTAAATGATTCTTCTAAGAGAGTAGCCAATATGGCAAAACTTTTAAAAACCCAGGTAGATTACTTTCATATAGAAACAAATCGTTCTGACAAGGAATTTCACCATTACCAATAAACTCTGTTAGCTTATTATAATTCTTTAAAAAGTCAGATATCGTTTAGGCCGCGCAGTTTTTGTCGCTTGCTTGCCAGTTCTTGATATGTTCTTCCCAGTTTTGTGCTGCCTTCATGAAACTGGTATAGCATACTTCCCGGAATTTGAAAAGGTGGGTTTACCGGAGGCTTACAAGGAGTTTTTGTATTGGATAGGGAGGGAAAAGCAGAGACGAATCGATGCGATGATGTGGGCATATTCATACTGCGCAAGCAGTTTTGTTCAACGTTCCGCCAGTAAGGGAAGGTTTTGCCAGCGTGTATCACTGAAAAATGTTACTTTACTAGCAAGTTATAACTTTTCAATTTCTTCTATAGTTAGCCCTGTAGCAGTAGAAATAGTTTTATTATCAATACCAGCTAATTTAAAATTCTTAGCTATTTCTAGTGTATTAGTTTTTTTTGCTTTTATCATTCATCAAAAACACCAGCAATTCTCGGTGAAGCTACCTCGGCACCATTTTGAATTGTTCCGGGTCGAACACAAAGAGCAGAAGATTTTTCCATGACTGAAAGTAGATCATATTTACAGCAAAAGTAATTTTTCCATCCCCATCCAATATTTTTAATGATACATAATTGCAGAACTTCATATCTTTCTTGCCTGTTAAAGGAACATCTTCCATCCATTCATAAATGAAAGTCTTCTTGGACTTTGCAGCATATTCAGTAAATGTTTTTAACTCTTTCTTATTTAGATTTACATATTCAAATAAAGTTTGATGAGATGATTCTTTCGCTGTTAAAATGTAGTCCCATCCAGAGGCAAAAGATATTTTTTACTCCTAATATAGGGGATATATTACTTTGAGAAGTTCCTTCCTGCATTTTTAGCTGATATTGTAAGAAAGAAGGCTCCTGAAAGTAAAAACAGCCAAATGCTGAGCTTAGAATTTCCTCCATACTGTATTTTACTTTTCCGGCTTGCCTGCTATCACTTACTTTGCTAAAAGTTTCTTTCATGTAAGAAAATAATGATTCAAAGTTTAGATGTTTTCTTTCTTTTATTCCGGTATCCATGCTATTCCCCTAAATAAGCTTTTGGATACTATGAAAAAACCGTTTATATGTACAATAATTTTGTAATTCCTTTACGAAATTATTTTTGACATATCCCTGAAGGTGATGATTTATGCAGCTAAAAGACCATCTGAAAGCTCTTTATTTTTCACCGAGAATTGCTGGCGTCCGGCTGTTTAGATATTAGGGATTATTACTAATACTATGAGGTATAGTAGCTAGCGTAAGGAACGGTCGTGACCGTTCCATTTTAGATGACGGGCTATACTTCGCGCTTGGCTTCGGCTTCGTGCGGCACGAGCACCGGTAGTCAGTAAGAGTTTCCCGGAAAAATTGATCGGATTTCGGCAATCATAAAATATTTTAAAAATCAAATATTAGAATGTTTTAATCTTTTTACCTCCCTGTCGATCTGACGAAAAAGCCTTAAGCCTTCTAAGGCTATATTTCGATTGTGTTCTATGCGGTTCTCCCAGCTCGGAGTTTCTCCTTCGAGGAATTTTACCATATCATGAAGTGCAAAATCATGCTCCATTCGCCAGCTATTCAGATCATGGTTCAAAAGTTCTTTTAGTGTTTCATCATTTTCTTCGAGACTTAAAGTTTGGATAAGGTTTTCTAAAGTACGAAAACCGGAATCGTCACCACTGATTTGCTGAAGCCTGCTTTCTAGTCTGTCAGAAATTAAGCTACCTTCAAGAGAAATAGCTTCCATGTAATACTGTCGGTCTATTGCATTTTGTAACCACTCAATCGCATTGCGGTAGAGTTCATAACGCATTTTGCCGACCCGGTTTTGTGAAGTATTTCTGGCTCTTTTTTTTGCTGTTGCATTCATATACTAATTATATGATAAGTATATACAAAAAGCAAGCTTTTTTCCTCTAAAAAGGAAAATAAATTCTTCTTGGAACTACAAACGGCTTTAAAAAGCTGGTCTTTGAAACGCGGATGAAAGAACAGGGAAAGTTTTACGTAGTATCCACACCCATAGGAAACCTCGAAGATATGACGTACAGGGCGGTCCGGGTGCTTCAGGAAGTGGATCTTATTCTCTGTGAAAACCAGAAAAATTCTTTAAAATTATTGAACCATTTTGGAATAAAAATTCCCGCAAAAACTTTATATAAAAATAATACAGACGATAATTCTCTTGGATGGATTTACCGGGAGCTAAAGTCCGGGAAAAACCTTGCATATATTTCAGATGCAGGGACTCCGGGGGTTTCCGATCCGGGTTCTGTTCTCGTCAAGTACCTGCGGGACTGTGATGTAGACATTGTTCCGATTCCGGGAGCGAGTGCTTTAAGCACCCTTCTTTCCGTAAGCGGAGCACAGGCGAATCCTTCCGTTTTTTTGGGTTTTTTGCCCCCAAAAGAAGGGAAGAAAAGAAAACTCCTGGAGGGATACCAAAAAGAGGAGTTGGTTCTGGTTTGCTTTGAATCTGTCCACCGGGTAGAGGCAACTCTATCTTTGATACGGGAAATTTTTCCTTTATCCGAGATTTTAGTGGGTAGGGAAATGACAAAAGTACACGAGGAATACATTTTTATCCCTTCCGGTGATGAACCGGGGAAATTTACGACGAAGGGTGAATTTGCAATCCTGGTGAATAATCGTGTCAAAAAAATAACTAAAGGCAGAAAACTTAAAACCGATATACAGAAGAAAGAGAGGTAGCGTTCGATGGCAATAGAAAGGATCAACAACATAGGTTATGGGTACACCCAGAAACCTACTGCTCTGAAGAAACAGGTTAACCAATCTGCTGCCGATAATATCCAGATTTCTGAAGCCGCTAGGGAACGTGCAGAAGAAGTGAAACTTCAAAATGAAATTGAATTTTTTACTAAAATTACGGTTTCCAGGCCAGAAGACTCTGATAGGGTCCAGAAATTAAAGGAAGTTAAAGAAAAACTTAAAAATGGGTATTATGATAACCCCGGCCCGGAAATGATAGATAGGGTAGCGGAAAAGATGGTGGGGGTATTTTTTGGAGGAATCCAAAACCTTTAAGATCGGTAAACCGA
Encoded proteins:
- the rsmI gene encoding 16S rRNA (cytidine(1402)-2'-O)-methyltransferase, which gives rise to MKEQGKFYVVSTPIGNLEDMTYRAVRVLQEVDLILCENQKNSLKLLNHFGIKIPAKTLYKNNTDDNSLGWIYRELKSGKNLAYISDAGTPGVSDPGSVLVKYLRDCDVDIVPIPGASALSTLLSVSGAQANPSVFLGFLPPKEGKKRKLLEGYQKEELVLVCFESVHRVEATLSLIREIFPLSEILVGREMTKVHEEYIFIPSGDEPGKFTTKGEFAILVNNRVKKITKGRKLKTDIQKKER
- a CDS encoding flagellar biosynthesis anti-sigma factor FlgM — its product is MAIERINNIGYGYTQKPTALKKQVNQSAADNIQISEAARERAEEVKLQNEIEFFTKITVSRPEDSDRVQKLKEVKEKLKNGYYDNPGPEMIDRVAEKMVGVFFGGIQNL